Proteins encoded together in one Nostoc sp. PCC 7524 window:
- the grpE gene encoding nucleotide exchange factor GrpE yields MMDENKQVNNTSQPLGESTEVNQAMMSDSQAPINSHESGSEVTEQVAAPTNVPGDTVLTEENNIAAPETAQVDTAALTELTQKIELLKAQLEERSTQYMRIAADFENYRKRTQKEKEELDIQAKRNTIMELLPVVDNFERARAHLKPQTEGEMTIHKSYQGVYKQLVDSLKRLGVSPMRPEGQEFDPNLHEAVMREPTDEHPEGTVLEELVRGYYLGDRVLRHSMVKVAAPKEDAPPAPESQPSPADS; encoded by the coding sequence ATGATGGACGAAAATAAACAGGTAAACAATACAAGCCAGCCATTGGGTGAATCAACAGAGGTAAATCAAGCAATGATGAGCGACTCCCAAGCCCCAATCAATTCTCACGAATCTGGCAGCGAGGTTACTGAGCAAGTGGCAGCCCCAACAAATGTACCGGGAGACACTGTACTCACAGAAGAAAATAACATCGCTGCACCAGAAACTGCTCAAGTCGATACGGCCGCGTTGACAGAATTGACTCAAAAAATTGAGTTACTTAAAGCGCAACTAGAAGAACGTAGTACACAATATATGCGGATTGCGGCAGATTTTGAAAATTACCGCAAACGGACGCAAAAAGAAAAAGAGGAATTAGACATACAGGCGAAGCGGAACACCATTATGGAGTTGCTGCCTGTAGTCGATAATTTTGAACGGGCCAGAGCGCACCTCAAGCCACAAACTGAAGGTGAGATGACAATTCATAAAAGTTATCAAGGGGTTTATAAACAACTCGTGGATTCACTGAAGCGATTGGGTGTATCACCAATGCGTCCTGAAGGTCAGGAGTTCGATCCCAATCTCCATGAAGCAGTAATGCGGGAACCTACGGATGAACATCCTGAAGGAACAGTGTTAGAAGAGTTAGTGCGCGGATATTACTTGGGCGATCGCGTGCTACGTCATTCTATGGTCAAAGTGGCTGCTCCAAAGGAAGACGCACCACCTGCACCAGAAAGTCAGCCGAGTCCAGCCGACAGTTAA